The Piliocolobus tephrosceles isolate RC106 chromosome 3, ASM277652v3, whole genome shotgun sequence genome has a window encoding:
- the LOC111532167 gene encoding C-X-C motif chemokine 5-like isoform X4, with the protein MSLLPSHAAPVLGPLGSLCTLLALLLLLTPPGPLSTGGPVAAALRELRCSCLQTTQRVQPQMISNLQVFPIGPQCSQVEVVASLRNGTEVCLDPQAPFLKKVIQKLLDGENQDN; encoded by the exons ATGAGCCTGCTGCCCAGCCACGCGGCCCCGGTCCTGGGTCCTTTGGGCTCCTTGTGCACGCTGCTcgcgctgctgctgctgttgacGCCGCCAGGGCCCCTCAGCACGG gTGGTCCTGTCGCTGCTGCGTTGAGAGAGCTGCGTTGCAGTTGTTTACAGACCACGCAGAGAGTTCAACCCCAAATGATCAGTAATCTGCAGGTGTTCCCCATAGGCCCGCAGTGCTCCCAGGTGGAAGTGGT AGCCTCCCTGAGGAACGGGACGGAAGTTTGTCTGGATCCACAAGCCCCTTTTCTAAAGAAAGTCATCCAGAAACTTTTGGACGG TGAAAACCAGGACAACTGA